A portion of the Bombus pascuorum chromosome 8, iyBomPasc1.1, whole genome shotgun sequence genome contains these proteins:
- the LOC132909519 gene encoding uncharacterized protein LOC132909519 has translation MDPETKYSHLNIDSRMESSGAVTIEGENYQVVDECIEEEDTSNSVQHKCIKNVDTEKQSNTSDKNIQQNEDTNERKENINIKNNANINVGENENTIVEEKSDSYMEKNENTIVEEKSDSYMEKNENTIVEEKNDSYMERNENIIVEEKSDSYMEKNENTIVEEKSDSYMEENENTIMEKEECTKIKKNENITIKKEEDTNIDTNEDISMEKDDKVPIVDSTNNALSDNLNPNDNDAKNKSNTENKCSQQLSVESIDFTADITLDQLDQQRSMTDEDILHHLDEIENIDLDPRDFQIQEENESMEKDTRDHSSHTESKFVKESEEDESINVNKTTSNTINKEIKQELKIERFEMNDWYEKKLIEKETIIKERLSKVARVLGISYPFYEKWLEHEEKINGSPLCKLKPSRRCCLDKPYTNRWKFICNKRDIHESIPEVDNPGISFSKNRKIVWKLEPSGAWGVNINNESQFPSFVLRAVKIFEDFLQTTEQSLISLNSSDVNFSDDVSIDVVSKKDTNNEERQDWLWLVVRCNSMDELMLFATGQNISRSTMDRLKQVYESGPGKNCNVKSLYCKSTNKYNDTAVTDTTFLVGSEALDEIVGGLKVQLAPKTNFWSNTAGAENVATAVIDLLAPTPKTTVLEIGCGIGLIGLMMASKCQQVIGVDSPSEVEEAEMTCELNNIKNASFIMGSPIEVTTKIIAAVKNRKTCAVINANTNVGRAIEVMTALRKIPSLKRIVMITTLTKQSVRAILELARPGDHSHGSPFIPIVACVVDTSPNGPHFEAVILMQRRMINKFNQIWSQKTAGEDIKSSENKIFHEKINQQNTNKIGKKISSKPTELQTKMNFNKFLVKNHTKRSIKKAFYIKHAENSSIKNRFNRKRSHSPDKGEKPKKLIKKFRKSCVIAWHPDQASKKKKEWDTGNSQLCTNLFYEKKMQERPKEQTDLRERLSHNRLDTDIAQTLKEHQALLEIAKEKLSGPAPTVDMNTAKQLQNMLNIVLEQTNKLQNQLPRSVWDRIASPGNINSGQRENKQDDPLLKGRYVQEMGSQDILITMPNKRFLDNEEPEPKPMYKKYNNLPPLEPNTIMPVAYAINSREEKSFRVTPERFARSFRVEVNQNRDPRIRRNEMENMKKPISPVRRQTSSPKHRVTPPKRLSPKRPLLSPPRHPCSPPRRHFSPLQRPTSPMYRQRSPIRRQISPLRRPMSPRRMSPLRQASSPRRPSPPRRIEMSMNRPMSPLRHQVSLRQMSPIRSTLSPRRQSSSMKRPISPLRRQIPSPNRIILPNRQDMLLSRRQAMPQERQQTSTVRRMESHKLMFERPTLSRQQSPQKRQMSPSRFTDDWDIPNRRAIEQNILVRSVDQIPEQNIWRSEQTPASSNNWEQIACNDRRRKSFNQEKWETAKDPMRSDGWNNGGNTWNSKQMYTKPMMKETWSSNSDNKWSPTSMPSSSNDNWNIRGKDSSSACTESWMDNKNQGRWESLNVKDSWKCDKEDLNDLPEDAKDPWGDDGISDLKERWLKFESTGTSNTWVRENEQQRGDSWNSKYNKDNWQNKGLSFVTKSQWQNNDSKNIGESRWLSQSDEKKPTCSGWQNGNTVGSWQFQNASFQSQRSFPSTQFKSSY, from the exons ATGGATCCTGAAACTAAATATTcacatttaaatattgataGCAGAATGG aaAGTTCAGGAGCAGTTACAATTGAAGGTGAAAACTATCAAGTAGTAGATGAATGTattgaagaagaagatacaTCTAACAGTGTGCAACATAAATGTATCAAAAACGTAGACACAGAAAAACAATCTAATACGTCAGATAAGAATATACAACAGAATGAAGATACAAAtgagaggaaagaaaatataaacataaaaaataatgcaaatataaatgtaggggaaaatgaaaatacaattgtGGAAGAAAAAAGCGATTCATATatggaaaaaaatgaaaatacaattgtGGAAGAAAAAAGCGATTCATATatggaaaaaaatgaaaacacaattgtggaagagaaaaatgattcatatatggaaagaaatgaaaatataattgtggAAGAGAAAAGTGATTCATATatggagaaaaatgaaaatacaattgtGGAAGAGAAAAGTGATTCATATATGGAGGAAAATGAGAATACAATTATGGAGAAGGAAGAATGtacaaagataaagaaaaatgaaaatataactATAAAGAAGGAGGAAGATACAAACATAGACACGAATGAAGATATAAGTATGGAGAAAGATGACAAAGTTCCAATTGTCGATTCGACTAATAATGCATTATCAGATAATTTGAATCCTAATGATAATGAcgcaaaaaataaatcaaatacagaaaataaatgttCACAACAATTAAGTgtagaatcgatcgattttactGCTGATATTACTTTAGATCAGTTGGATCAACAAAGAAGTATGACAGATGAAGACATTTTGCATCATTtggatgaaattgaaaatattgatttagaTCCTAGAGATTTCCAAATACAGGAGGAAAATGAGTCAATGGAAAAAGACACAAGAGACCATTCTTCTCATACAGAAAgtaaatttgttaaagaaagtgaagaagatgaaagtattaatgtaaataaaacaacatcaaatactataaacaaagaaataaaacaagaattaaaaatagagaGATTTGAAATGAATGATTGGTATGAGAAAAAg CTTATTGAGAAGGAAACGATTATAAAAGAACGACTTTCAAAAGTGGCCAGAGTTTTAGGAATTTCTTATCCATTTTATGAGAAATGGTTAGAacacgaagaaaaaataaatgggTCTCCCCTCTGTAAATTAAAACCATCTCGACGATGTTGCTTGGATAAACCATATACTAATCGTTGGAAATTCATTT gCAATAAAAGAGATATACATGAGTCCATACCAGAAGTGGACAATCCTGGCATTTCTTTtagcaaaaatagaaaaatagtcTGGAAATTAGAACCCAGTGGGGCATGGggtgtaaatataaataacgaatCTCAATTTCCATCTTTTGTTTTACGTGCTGTAAAG ATATTTGAAGATTTTCTCCAAACTACGGAACAATCATTAATCTCACTTAATTCTTCAGATGTAAACTTTTCTGATGATGTATCTATAGATGTAGTATCAAAAAAAGACACAAATAATGAAGAAAGACAGGATTGGTTATGGTTAGTAGTGCGTTGCAACAGTATGGATGAACTTATGCTATTTGCAACTGGACAAAATATCAGTCGCTCTACAATGGATAGGTTGAAACAAGTTTATGAATCTGGACCTGggaaaaattgtaatgttAAATCCTTATATTGCAAATCAACAAATAa gTATAACGATACTGCTGTCACGGATACAACATTTTTAGTTGGTTCGGAAGCTTTGGATGAAATTGTCGGGGGCCTAAAAGTACAACTTGCGcctaaaacaaatttttggtCAAATACTGCAGGAGCAGAGAATGTAGCAACCGCAGTAATAGATTTACTTGCACCTACTCCAAAAACAACAGTGCTTGAAATAGGATGTGGTATTGGTCTCATTGGATTGATGATGGCttct AAATGTCAACAAGTCATAGGAGTGGATTCTCCATCGGAAGTAGAAGAAGCTGAGATGACATgcgaattaaataatataaagaatgCTTCATTTATAATGGGGTCTCCTATTGAAGTAACAACTAAAATCATTGCAGCAGtaaaaaatcgtaaaacgTGTGCAGTAATCAATGCAAATACTAATGTTGGTCGAg CAATTGAGGTTATGACAGCTCTAAGAAAAATACCATCCCTTAAACGAATAGTAATGATAACAACATTAACCAAGCAATCAGTGCGTGCTATATTAGAATTAGCTCGTCCCGGAGATCATAGTCATGGTTCACCATTTATTCCTATTGTGGCATGTGTTGTTGACACTTCGCCTAATGGTCCTCATTTTGAAGCGGTTATTTTGATGCAACGACGAATGATAAACAAGTTTAATCAAATATGGTCACAAAAAACTGCAGGGGAAGATATAAAAAGTtcagaaaacaaaatttttcacgaaaaaataaatcaacaaAACACTAATAAAATAGGTAAAAAGATCTCAAGCAAACCAACTGAATTACAAACTAAAATgaactttaataaattcttggTCAAAAATCACACAAAAAGGTCGATAAAGAAAGCGTTTTACATAAAGCATGCTGAAAATTCAtctataaaaaatagattCAATAGGAAACGTTCCCATTCTCCAGATAAAGGAGAAAAACCAAAAAAgctaataaagaaatttagaaaatcatGTGTTATAGCATGGCATCCTG atcaagcatcaaagaagaaaaaagaatgggaCACGGGAAATTCACAATTATGTACGAATCTATTCTATGAAAAAAAGATGCAAGAGCGTCCTAAAGAACAAACTGATTTAAGAGAGAGATTATCTCATAATCGATTGGATACTGATATTGCTCAAACATTAAAAGAGCATCAAGCACTTTTAGAAATAGCAAAGGAAAAGTTAAGCGGACCAGCACCGACTGTTGATATGAATACTGcaaaacaattacaaaatatgttaaatatcgttttagaacaaacaaataaacttCAAAATCAACTTCCACGTTCTGTTTGGGACCGTATTGCTTCACCAGGAAACATAAATTCCGGTCAAAGGGAAAATAAACAAGACGATCCTCTTTTGAAGGGTCGTTATGTTCAAGAGATGGGTTCCCAGGATATTCTAATCACAATGCCAAATAAGAGATTCTTAGATAATGAAGAGCCTGAACCAAAACcaatgtacaaaaaatataataatttaccacCTTTAGAGCCAAATACAATTATGCCAGTAGCATATGCAATTAACTCTagagaagaaaaatctttCCGTGTAACACCAGAAAGATTTGCCAGATCGTTCAGAGTCGAGGTAAACCAGAATCGGGATCCAAGAATTCGCAGGAATGAAATGGAAAACATGAAAAAACCAATTTCACCTGTGAGAAGACAAACTTCTTCACCAAAACATCGTGTAACTCCTCCAAAAAGACTTTCCCCTAAACGTCCATTGCTATCACCTCCAAGACATCCATGTTCGCCTCCGAGAAGACACTTTTCTCCTCTTCAACGTCCCACGTCACCTATGTATCGACAACGTTCTCCCATAAGACGTCAAATATCTCCGTTACGACGACCAATGTCACCGAGACGAATGTCACCCTTAAGACAAGCTTCATCGCCGAGACGTCCGTCACCGCCACGACGAATAGAAATGTCTATGAATCGTCCAATGTCACCATTAAGACATCAAGTATCACTACGACAAATGTCTCCCATAAGATCCACTTTGTCTCCTAGAAGACAATCATCGTCAATGAAGCGACCGATATCTCCACTAAGAAGACAAATTCCGTCTCCTAATCGAATAATACTTCCTAATAGGCAGGATATGCTACTTTCTAGGAGACAAGCAATGCCACAAGAAAGGCAACAGACATCGACAGTGAGACGAATGGAGTCacataaattaatgtttgaaCGTCCTACATTATCACGACAACAATCTCCTCAAAAACGACAAATGTCACCATCAAGATTTACCGATGATTGGGATATACCAAATAGAAGAGccattgaacaaaatattttggttCGATCTGTTGACCAGATACCTGAACAAAATATCTGGCGAAGTGAACAAACTCCGGCATCTAGTAATAATTGGGAACAAATTGCGTGTAACGATAGACGCCGTAAGAGTTTTAATCAAGAGAAGTGGGAAACTGCTAAAGATCCTATGCGCAGTGATGGTTGGAATAACGGTGGAAATACTTGGAATTCCAAACAGATGTATACAAAGCCTATGATGAAAGAAACATGGTCATCAAATTCCGATAATAAATGGTCACCAACATCTATGCCCAGTAGTAGTAATGATAACTGGAATATTCGTGGAAAAGATAGCTCGTCTGCTTGCACGGAATCTTGGATGGACAATAAGAACCAAGGTAGATGGGAATCGTTAAACGTTAAAGATTCTTGGAAGTGCGACAAGGAAGATTTGAATGACTTACCAGAAGATGCAAAAGATCCTTGGGGTGATGATGGTATTTCAGATTTGAAAGAAAGATGGCTTAAATTTGAAAGTACCGGTACATCAAATACATGGGTAAGGGAAAATGAACAACAGCGAGGAGATTCATGGAACtcaaaatataacaaagaTAACTGGCAAAATAAAGGATTATCTTTTGTTACAAAATCTCAGTGGCAAAATAATGACAGTAAAAATATTGGAGAATCACGTTGGCTTTCCC